A stretch of the Symmachiella macrocystis genome encodes the following:
- a CDS encoding class I SAM-dependent methyltransferase, with product MSKVAQRGALIELIRDHFGQPQKGAQIGVCDGKTSEALLGSFGRLELLMIDKWNDQKACRPAIHNTSRFSSRRQIFSCPTSHPKALELAPTAGLDFVIIDADHLKNSYFRSMRDWFYKVKLGGLFCGCDYGKSDHPGVIDAVQRWAMQMGRGKADKFHVTKLGNVWWTTRVAE from the coding sequence ATGAGTAAAGTAGCCCAGCGCGGGGCGCTCATCGAATTAATTCGCGACCATTTTGGCCAGCCTCAAAAGGGGGCCCAGATTGGCGTTTGCGATGGCAAAACCTCGGAAGCATTGTTGGGGAGTTTCGGCCGGTTAGAGCTGTTGATGATCGACAAATGGAACGATCAAAAAGCTTGCCGACCGGCGATTCATAATACTTCCCGGTTTTCATCGCGGCGACAAATATTCAGTTGCCCCACCAGTCATCCCAAGGCGCTGGAATTAGCGCCCACAGCCGGGTTGGATTTTGTGATTATTGATGCCGATCATTTAAAAAACAGCTATTTCCGCAGCATGCGGGATTGGTTTTATAAGGTCAAACTGGGCGGACTATTTTGCGGGTGCGATTACGGCAAGTCGGACCACCCCGGCGTGATCGATGCAGTGCAGCGTTGGGCCATGCAAATGGGACGCGGCAAGGCAGACAAATTTCATGTCACCAAGTTGGGAAATGTTTGGTGGACGACTCGCGTTGCGGAGTGA
- a CDS encoding FG-GAP repeat domain-containing protein: MRHPAAILFLLVCSALPNGFDCCRADEPVPSIQFSEHLIADKYAYAYGIAAADFDRDGDLDLTSADYTPHNMLYLFENDGQAAFKRHIIQKDDPERLERHLVGDVDGDGDLDVVIVKNLRGDLLWFENNGKPTDGTLWSRHVITTDLPGAYDVALADFDRDGDLDVAASSWVLGNQFAWFENDGSPGEGAWKKRVIEQDILETRTMRAADFDNDGDMDLLGTARQAPAVLWYENTKTDGEVHWTKHVIDDQSPCPAHGNPADMDGDGDMDVVMALGFYYRPESDDGKASTKREDNKILWYENNLAEPGPWKQHVIGAEFDDAFEAIAGDLDGDGDIDVAATSWRNPGSIAWFENLGDSKKTWKRHMLKENWRSANQVIIADINGDGRLDIAACAEHGSYEFRWWRNEGRKLKAD, translated from the coding sequence ATGCGACACCCCGCTGCCATTCTTTTCCTCCTGGTTTGCAGTGCCTTGCCGAACGGTTTTGATTGTTGTCGAGCCGACGAGCCCGTGCCATCGATTCAGTTTTCCGAACATCTGATCGCCGACAAATACGCCTACGCTTACGGCATTGCCGCGGCGGACTTTGATCGTGACGGCGACCTCGATTTGACCAGCGCCGATTATACGCCGCACAACATGCTGTACCTGTTCGAGAACGACGGTCAAGCTGCGTTCAAACGGCACATTATCCAAAAGGACGATCCTGAACGGCTCGAACGGCATCTGGTCGGCGATGTTGACGGCGACGGTGATCTGGATGTGGTGATTGTCAAAAACCTCCGCGGCGATTTGCTGTGGTTCGAGAACAATGGCAAGCCGACCGACGGGACATTGTGGTCGCGGCATGTGATCACCACCGATTTGCCGGGAGCCTATGACGTTGCCTTGGCCGATTTCGACCGCGATGGCGATCTAGACGTAGCGGCGTCGAGTTGGGTGCTGGGAAATCAATTCGCCTGGTTCGAAAACGACGGCTCGCCCGGGGAGGGAGCCTGGAAAAAACGGGTCATCGAACAGGACATCCTCGAAACCCGCACAATGCGTGCCGCCGATTTCGACAACGACGGTGATATGGACTTGCTCGGCACCGCGCGACAAGCCCCCGCGGTGCTCTGGTATGAAAACACGAAAACGGACGGCGAGGTACATTGGACCAAACACGTGATCGACGACCAATCCCCCTGCCCCGCTCACGGCAATCCGGCAGATATGGATGGCGATGGCGACATGGACGTGGTGATGGCGTTGGGGTTTTATTACCGCCCGGAAAGCGATGATGGCAAAGCTTCGACAAAACGGGAAGACAACAAAATCCTCTGGTACGAGAACAATCTAGCAGAGCCTGGACCGTGGAAGCAGCACGTGATTGGCGCCGAATTCGACGATGCCTTTGAAGCCATCGCCGGTGATTTAGATGGCGATGGCGACATCGACGTTGCCGCCACATCCTGGCGCAATCCCGGCAGCATTGCTTGGTTTGAGAATCTTGGCGACTCGAAGAAAACCTGGAAGCGGCACATGCTCAAAGAGAATTGGCGGAGTGCGAATCAGGTGATCATCGCCGACATCAACGGCGATGGCCGTCTAGACATCGCTGCCTGCGCCGAACACGGCAGTTACGAATTCCGCTGGTGGCGCAACGAAGGCCGAAAACTAAAAGCAGACTGA